The Paenibacillus sp. FSL R7-0345 DNA segment CGGTAAATTACCAGGTCAATATGGATAAAGCCTATCTGTGGGGCGTGGATGGAGTGTATACGAATTATCCCGACCGTTTTCAGGAGGTCATTGATACCAACCGCGAAAACGGGCAGTGGTAGCTGGATTTTGATATATTGATAGTAACAAGAGCCGGGAAGGCTGCAGGGAGAAGCAGGTATGAAGAAGCTGCAGGAACTGATTACTGATGAATTGATGTTAAAAGCTACAATAGAAAGTATTGATCCGCAGGAGCCTGTAATAGTAAGCAATGTGACGTTTCCCTGGAAGCTGCTCGGCTGCGGCAATTATGCTGCTGTGTTCTGCCATCCGGACTATGAAGCTTTTGCGGTGAAAATATACGCTCCGGGCAGACCCGGGCTGGAGGAGGAAGCGGAGGTATACAAGCTCCTGGGGCATCATCCGGCCTATGCAAGATGCTATTACATAGGCAATTCGTTTCTCATTCTGGACCGGCTGCGCGGAGTTACCTTCTATGACGCAATGAAGCAGGGGACTCTTATTACGGAGCAGGCAATTCAAGATATTGATACTGCGCTGGACTATGCCCGTTCACGCGGCCTTCACCCGCATGATGTCCATGCCAAAAATGTAATGATCAAGGACGGCCGAGGCCTGATCGTAGATGTGTCTGATTTTTTGAAGCAGGAAGACTGCAGCATGTGGGATGATTACAAAAGAGCCTATTACAGGCTGTACAAGCCTATTGCTTCACGCTGGACGTTTCCCGTTCCGAGGACCATATTAGAGATCGTCCGAAAAGCCTACCAGTGGCGTAAACGAAAACAAAGCTGAAGGAGATAAATCAGCAGGAAACATGGGGCCTATTACGGTTCCATGTTTTTTTATTTCAAAATCCACCTTCGCCCAAATTTTCTCTTAGCTTTAGTAGATTTCAGGATAACTGTATTCCGTACAATTAAAACCCCGCATAAAGCTCGTTTTCTGTATTACGCCAAAAAATAGCTGCAAAAAGTACATTTATAAAGAGCCAGCGTCCATTTTCGCACTTTTTAAGTGTACAAAATACAGGTAATTCACACACAAGACGATATATTTTCAACATATGAAAAATTCACAATAATAAGGACAGAATTTACACTCTCCAACAAACTACACAATTAACCAACCTATACAGCTCCAAACAAACAAAAGCCGGACAAAGAACAACACAACCTTACATGTTATGTAAGGTTGTCTCTGGTAATATCCTCCGCCTCCAATTATAATAAACGACAATAAACGATGGAGGTGCAGCAATGATGAAGAAACCAATGATTGGAGTCCTGCCTTTATATGACTCTGCTAAAGACAGCTACTGGATGCTCCCGGCTTATATGAAAGCAATTGAGAACGAAGGCGGAATTCCAGTAATGCTGCCCCTGACCACAGATGGCAATATTATAACTGCCTTAGCGGACAGCTTTGACGGATTCCTGTTTACCGGCGGTCATGATCTTAATCCTGAATTGTATAAGGAGACGGCAGAGGAGGTGTGCGGG contains these protein-coding regions:
- a CDS encoding serine/threonine protein kinase, encoding MKKLQELITDELMLKATIESIDPQEPVIVSNVTFPWKLLGCGNYAAVFCHPDYEAFAVKIYAPGRPGLEEEAEVYKLLGHHPAYARCYYIGNSFLILDRLRGVTFYDAMKQGTLITEQAIQDIDTALDYARSRGLHPHDVHAKNVMIKDGRGLIVDVSDFLKQEDCSMWDDYKRAYYRLYKPIASRWTFPVPRTILEIVRKAYQWRKRKQS